Below is a genomic region from Serratia sarumanii.
TGAAGCAGTATAGTTCGATTTCATTGTCATTGACTCTATGGTGTGGGCTTATCTCGCCCGAGGGATGAAGTGGGCGCGGCCAGGTTTTTGGGGGGAGGTATTCGCTCCAGGGATGGTGGCTTTCGTCTGCAGCGGTGCTGTTTCGCTGGTAGTCTTCTCCGTAGTGTCCATTAGAGGCTGCAATATCACGATTGGAGCATCTTCATCCTCATCGAAGACTGGTTCACTGAGGACAGAGGTATTCGTTGTGCGATTATCGATGATCAACCCGACGCTGCGGAGTTCGTCCTCGAGGCCTTTAATGGCTTTATCCATCCTGTTTTCCGGCACGGGGATTGATGTGTGAAGGCGTTCCTCCATCTGAGCTACAACGGTTTCCCAATTAGCGACAGCAATGACTCCTGCACCTTCAATAAAAGCCTTCGGGCGTCCCGTTGATGCCAGGGTGTACCAAAGTGGCCGATCGAGACCTTTGAGCCAACGGAATCGAGCGCATGGCAGGCGCATATCCAGGTTATGTAAGGCATAAAGCGCTGTACGTGTTGTTGAATGGTGTTTAAGCCAATCTTGAGCAGCTGGTGTCTGCGTTACTTTTTCGAATGCCTTGCTGGCGAGCTGAAGTACGGGATATCCCATTTGTCCTTTGTCCCGCCTGCTTTTGATAAGGCATGAACGGTTCAGGCTATCGAGCAGAGCTTCAGCGGCTTTACGATCGTTTAGAAATGCGACTAGGCCAAATATGGCAACCAGAGCTCGCTCATGGGCGCTAAAACTTGAAAAGCTTTCTAACGGAGTGCCAAGTTGGCATTCGAACGCAGTTTGGGTTCTATGGGTATCAAGGCGATCACCAATAATCAGCTTGTGTTCAACTGCAAATTCTTCCGGCCACTGGGCGCTGCGATGTTCAGGCGGGTCAACGTTCAGCAACTGTGTCTTTTTATCGCCATAGCAGAGTGCCGGTATTATGCTTGGAGAAAAGCGCGCCATGATATGGGGTAGGGTATAGACATCAATATGGCGCCGGGTCTGGTTCCGCGGATGGTTGCGCACCATGAGCAGCCCACCCATAACAATCAGGACCATCGGCGCCAATAAGATCCCCGCAGTATGATTCATAACGTCGATAAACTGACCCCATGACAGTTGATTAACTTGACTGCCTGCCCAGGCAAGGAGGTTGAGCTTTTCTGCGACCTGGTTATGGACACGGGGAAAGTCGCATAATGACCACAGTTGGTAAAGTAGCCAACAGCATCCGTACATTACAGGGGGTTGATAGATCCAAAGCAGAAATGCTGCCAAAGCGGCAACGAGTAGCAACATAAGACCTTGCTCGTTACCGGCTCTGGGCTGCAGGTGACTTTTGGCATTCATGAATTACTCCAATATGTTTAAACCCAGTCATAAGGAAAATGACTGGGTTTAAACAAGAGGTTGCACCAAATAGGGATGTTGGAAAAGAAAGAGCGCCTAGAAAGGCGCTCGATAATATGAACTGAGTTGAAAAAATTAAAAATGAGTTAATAAGCCAAAGATTTTTGTTTCACGAACTTGTTGAAAGTGTTGCCTGAGTCTTTTTCTGGTCGATAAGATGATGACAGTAAAGCATCCAACTTGCGACCAAAGTTCATGCATTTACTTTCCGTTCCTGCACTGATACGGAAGTAGGGGAAATAAACGTCATTAAACTTCAGTGTTAGCATATTTCCATTGCACTCATACCCTGAAAGTTCGAGTGTCGTCTTTCCTTGGTAAATGGACTCAGTAGTTGACACCAACAACATGGTTCCACTTCTAACGTCAATGCCTAAATATTTACCTGCATCCAAGGTTTTGAGTTCATACTCATCGGTTGGAGAAAACTCATTGCACTTGAATACCTCGATTACGTTACGTGTTTTTGATTTTGATTTTTCTTGCACTTTCGAAAATGCATAAATGAACGTTGCGCCAATTACCAGGAAGATGTAAGGCCACGATGGGTTGCTTCTTGCGTCTGATACGTAAAAAAGAACCATTGAAAAGAGTAGGCAGCCTACACCAGAGGTTAATGCAAAAAGTAAAAAGAGAGTCCTTAAGTGATTTTGGTATTTCGTCATTTTATACCATCTCCATTTCCATTGTTGTTACTTCTCATATTAGATCTTACACCAGGAGATCTTTGTAGTCCATTTGAAAAGCCGGCAAAGATACTTTTTGTTGATTCAACCATACCACCAAGAATGCTTGCAGCTTCACGACCGCCGAGCCATGAGATGATGTAGTCAGGCATGGTCACTTGCAACCCGAATACACGGGTAACTGTAGTAGTGCATATGCGGGCATAAAGAGTAAGAATGCCAATTAAAGAGAATATTCCGGTAATAGAGTTTGCTTGAACGTTCGCAATGGCAGGCCCTAGCATGAGGTTGAGTAGTGTACCCATTACGATCAACGTTATGCTTGCGAAGATAAATCCGAAAACCATTAACATTGGCCTAATCATAACGTCAATGAGAAAGATATATCCATATGCAGAACGATGGCCTCTATCTCCTTCTGTTCCGATATGAGTTGCCGCCCATAAGGTACCACCAGTGACGCCAACAAACACACTGACTATCCAGTTCGCAGCCGCTGTTAACCAATAGATAAATGGTATAAATGGTAGATAGATTGACAGGCTAAAACCAATACCAAACAACATGAAAAGAATAAAGTAAACAATCGGAGAGAGGGCATCCAATCCAGCCGCGATACCTTGAGTAGCATTACCAGAAAAGGCGCTGGCTACTTGCCCCCAAAAACCTTCAGTGGAAACCGCAGCAAGAATTTTCGCACCAGTGAATATGCCTAGCGCAGCTTCTGCACCACCTAACGTAATATCACCGACATATTTCATTTTCAGCATTGGATTCATTTGGTTTCCAGTTCCAAAGTCACTGCCTAACTCTGATGTCGCGATAGCGTTCGCTAATTTCTGCATGGGGGAGTTCAAGAAACCGACAAATACTGCACTGGCCTCAGATGCATCTAAGGATTGCTGGGTATCTTTAGCGCTTTCGGTCCCGAGTGGAGGTACAAAAGAAGTATTTTGCTTTTGGGATCGATATACGGTGAATACATTATTAAATAGATCGCTTACGCCAACTTCACCAATTCCAGAGCGACCAGTAATCACGGGTTTTAGCTGTACGGCATCGTTAATTTTATTATTTGCAGTGGCAAATGTTTGATACCACGATCCGAGGGCAAGCCACCCGCTTCTCTTCAACTGAGCGGCCAATACCTCAGCCAGTTCGCTGGTTTGGCCTTGAGCGTTTAGGGTTTGATCGATGCGATTTTCGTAGGCCTGTGCGGCCCTTTGGATGTCAGTTTCGGCGTCCGGAAGCGCGCCAGCCCCACTGTTCTGCTTGTTGACTAATGCCGTTACAAACTGAGCGGCGGCTGTCGACAGGTTATTTTGCATTTCATTCATGGCGCTCCGTTGCGCGCTGATAATGCTTTCCGTGTTTACAGGGGCAGGGAACAACCAGCCTGTGGTTTTGTCGGCGAGGCTTTCCGGCAGTCGAGCTGCGCCGCACAAAGCGCTTCCGTTGCCGATTTCAAAACCATCGCTCAGGGCCTTGATGCCCATTAGTGGTGTGCCGGCCTGGCCGTATTGCTGATACATGTCACGCAGTTCGGTGTTGGTACTGTACATGCACAGGTTCATTTCATAGATGGCTCT
It encodes:
- a CDS encoding DotA/TraY family protein; this translates as MNAFRKLATGLLLGLFCLCAHADSAVSFSTIEQAAKRTDDLSRQALVMIFGDVVTNPLSTETSMVGELFFVFNGIVMAIAVVWFLVVTLTHLVKAGQRGKVFSQGSSMVGPVSTAAGFMTLVPTVSGWSIAQLIFLWAASVMGIGSANVVTDRTVDLLKDGYSLVVQPVAPQTVSAARAIYEMNLCMYSTNTELRDMYQQYGQAGTPLMGIKALSDGFEIGNGSALCGAARLPESLADKTTGWLFPAPVNTESIISAQRSAMNEMQNNLSTAAAQFVTALVNKQNSGAGALPDAETDIQRAAQAYENRIDQTLNAQGQTSELAEVLAAQLKRSGWLALGSWYQTFATANNKINDAVQLKPVITGRSGIGEVGVSDLFNNVFTVYRSQKQNTSFVPPLGTESAKDTQQSLDASEASAVFVGFLNSPMQKLANAIATSELGSDFGTGNQMNPMLKMKYVGDITLGGAEAALGIFTGAKILAAVSTEGFWGQVASAFSGNATQGIAAGLDALSPIVYFILFMLFGIGFSLSIYLPFIPFIYWLTAAANWIVSVFVGVTGGTLWAATHIGTEGDRGHRSAYGYIFLIDVMIRPMLMVFGFIFASITLIVMGTLLNLMLGPAIANVQANSITGIFSLIGILTLYARICTTTVTRVFGLQVTMPDYIISWLGGREAASILGGMVESTKSIFAGFSNGLQRSPGVRSNMRSNNNGNGDGIK
- a CDS encoding conjugal transfer protein TrbA, which translates into the protein MNAKSHLQPRAGNEQGLMLLLVAALAAFLLWIYQPPVMYGCCWLLYQLWSLCDFPRVHNQVAEKLNLLAWAGSQVNQLSWGQFIDVMNHTAGILLAPMVLIVMGGLLMVRNHPRNQTRRHIDVYTLPHIMARFSPSIIPALCYGDKKTQLLNVDPPEHRSAQWPEEFAVEHKLIIGDRLDTHRTQTAFECQLGTPLESFSSFSAHERALVAIFGLVAFLNDRKAAEALLDSLNRSCLIKSRRDKGQMGYPVLQLASKAFEKVTQTPAAQDWLKHHSTTRTALYALHNLDMRLPCARFRWLKGLDRPLWYTLASTGRPKAFIEGAGVIAVANWETVVAQMEERLHTSIPVPENRMDKAIKGLEDELRSVGLIIDNRTTNTSVLSEPVFDEDEDAPIVILQPLMDTTEKTTSETAPLQTKATIPGANTSPQKPGRAHFIPRAR